CCACGGCGGCCGACGCGATCCGCGCCGTAAACGCGGTGTGGGTGTTTTTGGCCTTTGTGCTCGTCTTCTTCATGCAGGCGGGGTTTGCCCTGCTCGAGGCAGGAGCCACGCGGATGAAAAACGCCGGCCACGTGGCAGGGAAGAACATCCTCAGTTTTGCCTTGGCCACGCTGGCCTTTTGGGCCGTCGGTTTCGGACTGAGCTTTGGAGACGGCAACGCCTTTTTCGGCACGACGGGCTTCTTCGTCGACGTGCTGGATGAAAAGGCCGGCAAGGCGTTTTCGTCGCTGGCGTGGGCCGACGTGCCGCTGGCGGCCAAGTTCCTCTTTCAGGTGGCCTTCGTCGGGGTGTCGTTGGCCATCGTGTGGGGCGGGCTGGCCGAGCGGGCCAAGCTGATGGTGTACCTTCTGTTTGGCACTGCCTTCAGCGGGCTGATCTACCCGGTGATCGCCCACTGGGTGTGGGGCGGCGGCTGGCTGGCCAAATTGGGGATGCAGGATTTTGCCGGGTCGACGGTGGTGCACCTGCAGGGCGGGGTGGCCGCGCTGGTCGGGGCCATCCTCCTTGGGCCGCGCATTGGCAAATACAACAAGGACGGCACGGCCAACGCCATTCCGGGCCACAACGCCGTCTACGGCGTGCTCGGCGTGCTGATCCTGTGGTTCGGCTGGTTCGGCTTCAACGCCGGCTCAACGATGACGGCCCAGGGCGCGTTGTTCGCCTACGTTGCCCTGACGACGCTGCTTGCCACGGCGGCGGGTGCGCTAGGGGCGCTCTTTGCGGCGTGGGCCGTGCTGGGCAAGCCGGACATCTGGTATATGCTCAACGGCGTGCTGGCGGCGCTGGTGGCCATCACCGCCGCATGTGCGTTCGTCAAGCCGTGGGCGGCCGTGGTGATCGGGGCCGTCGCCGGCGTGGTCATGGTCTTCTCGGTGCTCCTGTTCGAGCGCGTGCTGAAAATTGACGACCCCGTCGGGGCCTTTTCCGTGCACGGCGTGGCCGGGATCTGGGGGACGCTGTCCACGGGCCTTTTTGCCGCGCCGGACCTCGTGGCGCAGCTGGGCGTCGGGCAACCGGGGCTGTTCTACGGCGGGGGCCTTCACCAGTTGGGGGTGCAGTTCCTTGGCGTCGCCGTCTCCTTCGCCTACGTGTGGGTTGCCTCCTTCCTCGTATTCGGCCTGCTGAAGGCGACGGTTGGCTTGCGCATCCGCCGCGAGGAAGAGCTGATCGGCCTGGACATCAGCGAGCACGGCGTCCCCGGCTATCCCGAGCAGCTGCCCCACGGCGGGGCATACCGCGCCACCGCCTCCGCCGAGACCCTGTAGCGCAGGATGTGCAGCGCGTGCCAAAGCCGGCGGGAACGAGGGAGGGGGTGCAGCCGGTGAGCGAAGCAAAACGGCGGCTCTGCGGGGGGCCGGCGACGAAGGGGAGGGCCATACCGGCCGGGGCTGTGTCGCGGACGGCGATGGCCGCCAGGGCGCGCAAGTGGGCCGAGGAAGGATGGTCGCCCGGCGCCATTGTGCGTGCTGTGAATCGCGGGTTCGACCGGCAGCTGCGCGTTGTCATCGCCGGTGCCGTGCGCGACCTGGCCGACGGCGGGCGGCTCATACCGCCCGTATCCTTTTGCTGGGTCCTTCTTGGCAGCGGCGGACGGCGGGAGCTGACCCTGCATTCTGATCAGGACCACGCGCTGGTGGTGGCCGATGCGGAGGCAGTAGCGGCCGCCGTGCGGGAGTATTTTCGCACCCTGGCCGAGCGGGTGGTGGCGCGGCTGGAAGCGCTGGGCTACTCCCTCTGCCCGGGATTTGTCCTGCCGACCAATCCGCGATGGAACGGCACGGAAAAAGCGTGGCGGGAGGCGATCGAGGGGTATCTCGCGGTGCCCCATTGGGCGCATGTGCGCTATTTGCTTTTGGCCGTCGACATGCGCCCGGTTTTCGGCGATCTCCGGCTGGCCCGTCGCCTGCACGCGTGGGTGGTGGCGCGGTTGCGCGATGCGCCCTTTGTGTTGTGGATGGCGGCCGCCCGGAACCAAGAGCGCGCCGTGGCTCTTGACTGGCGCCTCCGGTTGCGCGTCGACGTTAGCGGCCCGCGCGCCGGCGCGGTGGACATCAAGGAAGGCGGCTACCTGCCGCTGGTAAACGCTGTGCGCCTCTGGGCCGTAGCCGAAGGGGTGCGCGCCACGTCAACCGAGCGGCGCATTGCCGTCCTCGAGCGGCGTGGGGTGTGGGACGCTTCCTTCGCCGCCCGCGTGCAGGAGGCACTCGCGACGCTTGAGGCCTACCGCCTGTGGGACAACCACGTCAACGTGGCGCGCCTGTCTGCCGTGGATCGGGAGGCGCTGCGCTTGGCGCTGCGTACGGTAAAGGCGCTGCAGGCGCGGACGGCCAAGCACTTCCGCAAGCCGAAGTGAGGGGGGAAAACGCGTGCGGGATGCGGGTTTGCCCCAAACCTTGCTGAGCGTGTTCCGGCGCGTTTTGGGAACGCGCGTCTCCGCGGCCCTTGCTGCCGCTCTTGCGCAAAGCGGCGCGCGTGAGGCCGAGGCGTGGTTGCGCCGGATGCTCAAGGAGGCCAGCTCCCAAAACCTCTGGCACGCCCCGCTCGACGCGCTGCGGTACGTCGTCGTCGACACCGAGACGACCGGCTTCGACCCCCGCCGCGATGCCCTGATTGCCGTCGGCGCCGTGGAGATGGTCGGCGCGGAGCGGACGGCGCGCACCTTTCACACCCTCGTGCGCCCTGACCCGCCTGTGCCCATTCCGCCCCACGTGGCCAACCTTACCGGCATCCGTGACGCCGACGTTGCGACGGCGCCGCCCCTGGGTGAGGTGTTGCGGGGCTTTCTCGCGTTTGCCCGGGACGGTGTCCTCGTCATGCATCACGCCGGCCACGACGTGCGCTTTCTCAATGCCGCGCTGCGGCGGCGGATGGGCCTGACGCTGCCGCACTGGGAGGTCGACACCTGCACGGTGGCCCGTCGCCTGGTCGAACTCCCGGCGTACCGCCTCGACGATGTGGTGGCGTGGTACGGCATCCCGGTGAACGGGCGGCACACCGCCCTCGGTGACGCTTCCCTTACGGCGGAGCTGTGGCGGCGCCAGCTCGACGAGCTCCGATCGCGCGGCATCACCACGCTCGGAAGGCTGTACGAGACCGTCTGGCGCACGGGATGACGGACCGCCGAGACGCTTGGCTAGCGCAGGGTTTGGCGTGGTTGGGTTGGGGGTGACGGTACCGCTGACGCGCGGTACAATGGAACGGGAGAACCGATGGCTCGGCCCGCGGCAAAATCGTTTGCCACGTCGCGGGCCGGCGCACTTCGACGGGCAAGGGGGCGCACGCGATGGACCAGCGGGAACTGACCCACTTCAACGCGCAGGGGCGCGCGCGGATGGTGGACGTATCGGACAAGCCGGCAACGAAGCGCAAGGCGGTGGCTGTGAGCACCGTGCGCATGGCGCCGGAGACGCTGGCACGAATTCGCCAGGGCGGCGTAGAGAAGGGCGACGTGCTGGCCGTGGCCCAGGTGGCGGGCATTCTGGCGGCCAAAAAGACGCCCGAGCTCGTTCCCATGTGCCACCCGCTGCCCCTCACCGGCATCGACATCCGCTTCGCCTTCCCCGACGACCGGACGCTGCGCATCGAGGCGGAGGTGACCACCACCGCCCCCACCGGCGTAGAGATGGAAGCCCTCACGGCGGCCAGCGTCGCCGCCCTCACCGTCTACGACATGTGCAAGGCCCTCGACAAGGCGATGGTCATCGGCCCGACGTACCTCGTGGAAAAGCGGGGCGGCAAAAGCGGCGATTTCGTGCGGGACGAGGCTCCGGACGCGCAGTGGGGATGAAACCTGGCCACGGGCCCTGGAACAATAAAAACAGCACCCGAGACCCAGCCCTTGCGGATGACGTGCAGCCGTGGCCGCAGGGGCTGTGTTATGTGTTCGTCACCAGACAGATGAAGCGGGTTTTGTCGTAAGATACCGTCGAATATTGTCGTAATTTTGTCAAAAATCCCATTGACGAATTTAATTTTCCGGGGGTATGATGGAATTGGAGGAAGGAGGTGATCTAGATTTAAGGAGAACCCTGGGTCAAAAACGAAACGGGTCGAGTGGAAATGTACGGGAAGGTGAATAGTGGATTTGATATGGAAGTTGCAACGATGAAGGTCCGTACGTTGCTTCCTGATGAAAAAATTGCTTATCGTGTTGTTTATGAAGGTTCTCCTGTCCTCGTACCTGTTACATTGCCAAGCAGGGAGAACATGTATTACGTGAGGCTTGCACAAGTTGGAGCATGGGACGCAAATGGTGAAGGGTATATTCAACACAAATAATAATGTATAAAGTTGAAATTTATTTATTATTAGTCACTGGTAGACAAGCTTACTTACTACCAGTGACTCATTATTTTTCTGTTTGGAGGGGCATGCCGTGACCGTATTTGCCGCATTGTTTCAGATGGAATGGCGCCTGTTCCGAAAAGATCTTTTCCTTTGGTTGGCGCAAGTACTGTTGTTGCTCTATTACACGGGAGTCGGATGGTATTATTACCGGTATCCCGACGGGACGTTTGATGCCGGGGGCATGTTTAAGACCATGTCGTATTTGATGAGCATGGGCGTGATCGTGATCGGTCTTCTCGCGGGCGTGCTTTCGGCCCGCCGGGAGCAGTCTGCCCACTTTGCCGAGGTTATGGCCTCCCTGCCGGGCGATGCCGTTCGCCCCTTTGCCAAACTTTTGGCCTGGGCGACGGTTGTGTTGATCTTTTTCCTCTCGGCTTCTGTTGCGACATTGGGTCTCCAGTGGCTGATGAAAAGCCCGCTTCTTCGTTATTGGCCCGACACCGTCGCGTATCTTGCGGTCTTCTGGGGTCTTCCCCTGTTAAGTGCGGGCATCCTCGGGTACGTGCTGGGCGTACTGGTGACGTCAAAATGGATTTATCCCTTCATCTTTCTCGTTTGGCTTACACTCACGCCCTACAATGGATGGCTTGAGTGGTTTCGCCTCCCGCATGCGTTGACGTTGTGGCTGAATCAGGGTGAAATCGATTATCCCGTCTTCAACAGTTACGAAGGCCTTGCGGTTACCGCGGCGGCGTTTTGGCGTCACTTTTTTTTGCTCCTCCTTTCGTTGTCGTTGTTGGCCGCATCCCTTCTTGCCTGCCGTCTTCGCGACCGAACGCGGAAAGAGAGGATTGGGCTGGTCGCGCTTACCGTGCTCCCTTTTGTCTGCGCGTTGGCACTCGTGTCGAAGGTTAATCCCTACCCGGAGGGGGAAAATGTCGCTCTTCTTGCCGGACGGGACATGCGTCACTATGAAGAGGTGCAGCAACAATCCCCCCTGGGGAGCTCGTACGCGCGCCCTCCTTCTTTTTCCGTTCGGCAGGTTGTGTTAGATGTTGAACACCAGGGATACCGCATGTCGTACACCGCTGAACTCGGCATCCAGACCCAGGGCAATGTCGACTGGCTGGAGTTCACCCTCTACCACGGATACACGGTTCAGGAAGCGAAACTTGGCGAGCAAAACCTTCCCTGGAAACGGGAAGGGGATCTCCTGCGGCTGAAATGGCCGGGAGGAAAAAAGGAAGGAACGGTTGTGTTACGCGTCGAAGGTTCCCCGGGGAGCGGCGGCGTGCTGAAGCCCCAGGCGATTTATCTTCCTTCGGGGTTTCCCTGGTACCCAATTCCCGGCAAATGGCGTGTGGCCGAGAGCCTTTATGCGTCACCCGCGTTTGGGTATCAATTTCCGAGTCTTTTTCTCAATTTGGAGCTGAAGGAGCCGACGGATTTTAAAGTTTGGGTATCTTCCCCTCTCAAAATTTACAGTAACCTGCCAGAGGCCGGTACCAACGCGTTTCATGGAACCGCTTCAGGGCCAACCCTCCTGGCTGGAAAGCTTGTGGAGGCGCGAGTGAACGGCTACCGGATCGTCGCGCCGCCGGATCGGATGAACCGCGTTCCCGCGGTGCTGGCTCATCTCCGGGAGAACGTCAAGCGCATGGGGGAACGGTTGGGAATCCCTGCTCCTTCCATCCCGTCTAAAATTTTTGTCGTGCCGCTGTATAGCGCACAGGGAGGACTAAACTTTCCGCTCAGGGTTTACCGTGACGCGCTTCATCTGGATGAACGTATCTTCCACATCTACTATGGCGAGGAAGGGGACTTCCTTGCTCAATCGAGGAGTATGTTGCCCGCTTTTTATTGGTATAGTCGCTACCGTGAATCGGATGGCTACGCCCCGTTTTTTCTGGCCGCCGTATACGAGCATATCTACGAAGGATCCTCTCTTTCTTCCTACGTAGATCAACCGATGCCGACGACCTATCAGCAGGCGGTACAAGAGATCTTGCGCCTGGAGCGGGAAAGGAAAACGGACGAGGCAAAGCGGAAACTTTCAGCCTGGTACAAGAGCTTGACAGCCAGAACGACAGGGAGGCTGGAGCAGTGATCCTTCAAATTGAACAGGTGCAGAAAGCGTTCAGAAAGAAAACGGCGTTGGAAGACGTGACGTTGACCATAAAACCGGGCATCTTTGGGCTTCTGGGTCCCAACGGGGCCGGCAAGACCACCTTGATGCGCATCTTGGCCACCATCCTTCGCCCTGACCGGGGTTCGATAACGGCCGACGGGATCGATTGGACGCGCGATGCACACCGGGTGCGGGCGATGCTCGGGTATTTGCCGCAGGACTTCGGCATTTTTCGCAACGTGACGGCGCGCGAGGTGTTGGCGTACATCGGCACACTCAAGGGCGTGGAAAAGGGGCAACTGAAACGGCAGATCGACGCGGTCCTCGAAGAGGTGAACTTGACGGCGCATGCGGACAAGAAGGTGGGCACGTTCTCCGGCGGGATGCGGCGGCGGCTCGGCATTGCGCAAGCCTTGCTGGGCGACCCTAAGTTGATCGTGATCGACGAGCCGACGGCGGGGCTTGACCCCGAGGAGCGGGTGCGTTTTCGCCTCCTCCTGCGCCGCCTGGTCCGGGAGGAGCGGGTGGTCGTCCTTTCCACGCACATTGTGGGAGATGTGGAAGCCGTGTGCGACCAGCTGGCGGTGATCAAGAAGGGGAAGGCCCATCTCTTTGCCTCTCCCGAAGAGCTGGCGCAGGTTGCCGACGGCCGGGTTTGGCGTTGGGTGGGCGACGCCCGGGAATACGCCCTGCTGGAAGAGAAGTATCGCATCGTCTCGTCTGTGTCGCGGGGGAGCACCATGGAAGCGCGCATCTTGAGCGACACGCGGCCGAGTGAAGCGGCCGAACCCGCCACACCCTCGCTGGAGGAGGGCTACCTCGTATGGGTCGGCGAATGACGTTCCCTCCGCTTTGGCTCGACCTGCGCGCGATGGGCTGGAATTTTTCCTTTCCCCTCGTGGCGCATCTGGGAATGGTGTTTTACCTTTACTTTGGCCAAGGGGGCCGGGTGGGCCTGCTGACGGCGGAAACCATTCTGAAAACGGTCGGCTTATGGTCGCCGCTGTTGATTACGTTTTGGATTGTGGCCCTGTACCAGGACTGGGTCGAAAGCGATGGGAAGGAGGCGCTGCTGGCGCTGCCTTACAAGAACTGGGCCTTTGGGATCGGGCGTGTGCTCCGCACGACCGCGCTCTATGGATTGTTCGTGTTGTGTGTGACCCGCTTGCTTTTCCTTTTTAGTCCCGACAGGGGTGTGTCGCCTCTGGTGTGGGTGATTTTGGCCACGAGCATCCTGTTCTTTGCCGCGCTGGCGTTTTTCGCCGTTGTGCTCACCCGGCGCCTGGTCTATACGTATCTGCTTGTGGCTGTCTTTTCCTTGGGGGAAGGAGTGCGCGTGTATGCGTTGAGTCTTCGGGTTGGCTATTCGGTGCTCTCGCACAGCACCGTCTCGTTTAATCCTTTTCAGACGGTCTGGCCGTTGCCCGGTGCCAGTCCGCTTCGGGTAACGCTGATCTTGTTTGTTGCAGCCCTGCTTCTCCTGTTCCTGGGACAACTGCTCGTGAACCGGCGGGAGTATCTGCTTAGGTAATGCATTTCGGTTTTCCATCCCACTTTAACGTACAGGGCCGCGAGCCCATGGTGGTGCGCGACCATTCGTGGAAAATCCGATATACCATTGGGGAAGGGGAGGCGCGAACGATTTTTAAAGAACTCAAACGAGGGGAGTGGATGCAGAACGATCGCATTCCGGTTAATGACAATGCAGAACAGATGGGATGGGTGCGCATTACCACATACGTTCCCGGCAAGGAATTGGCGCTAAAGTTTCGTGACGTATTGTTGGCGATTCGCGGCGACGTCGACAGAGCTGCTGCGGGTACGGTTCAAACAAGCCGAGACACATCCGACGGTGATTCTGCTGTTTGAAAGAAGTAGAGAAGGGTCTTGAGGTCCCATATGATGCTGTGTGCGTTGGACGGTTATCCCTATGCATTAGAAAAAGAGCTGCAAATCGACGAAAAACCGGGTTACGAAAGGCTAACCCGTAGGTCAGGGAGGCGGTCCAATGAACCGGTTGGGCGTGGTTGTCTTGGGTATTGCCGTATTTGGCTCGTTTTTCTTCCTCAGCTCTGTGTTGGCCCTGGTCAGCGAGTCCATGCAAGGGGTTGTACGCGGTTCCCTGCACCTGATGTACGAACCGGTTCGTCCTCTCTTTGAGCGGTTTTCTTTGCCCGATGATGATCCGCGAATCCTCTACCCCATTTTGCTTTCTTCTGCGCTGTGGGGGATCCTCGGCGGGGCGGCGAGCGCGTTGGCGGCCTTCTTTGCCCAACGGGAGAGAAAACGCCTGGCGGTCGCGGCGATGGGGCTTGGCATGGCCCTGTTCATCGCAGGTGCCCTGCTCATCGGCAATGTCGCCCAGAAGAGTGTGATTTACCGGACCTGGATGTGGGGCGGCACGGCAATCCTCGTGCTGCTGGTTGCTGCCGTCGCGGTCTCCTGGACGGCCGCCGTTCGCTCGCCGTGGAAGGCCGTGGGCTTGTCCGTCTTGATTCCCCTCGTGTGTTTCAGCGTGCTGTTTTCTATCGCGCAGACGTTTCCTACTCTTTATGAACCTGACGGAACGGGTTGGGATGACTATTCGGCAGCGGCTTCCGTTTTGTTGGGCGGCTTGTCGGCGCTGGCGCTTACCCCCGTCTTTACCGTGGCGGCAGCGCTTGTGCAGAAGCGGCTGAGGAGGGGCTGAGGGTGGTGAATCCATGGATTTTTCTGTGGTGGTTCTCCCTCGTCGTGTCGGTGATCGCCTTTGGCTATGCCGTTTGGAAAACCTCGGCGGGGTGGATGCTGGTGAGTTTGGTCACGATCTTGCCCCTTGCGCACTACTTTTCCGGGGCCAATAATTGGCTTCAGTCGCTTGCTGCCCTTCCGCTCGTCCATGTGGGCTTGGCCGTTTGTTTTTGGTGGAAGAGATACCGGCGTGCATCAGTGAGGCAAACGCGTGGCGACCGATGGAAATCGAGAAAAGAAAATTAGAAACTCTTTTTAAGAATATATGGTTTCTTCCTTAACCATCTGGCTTCCGGGTGAACAATTCGATTTGGTTGCTTGCCGTGCTCTCGTTGTTCCAGTGGGTATTGCAGTTTGCTTTTGTTTGGTAGAAGTCCTTCGGGGAAGGGAGAGAGAAAGGGGGATGGTCGTGAACGCGATTTGGTTTTTTATCTTGCTTATCTGTAGTGTGTCTATGTCATTTTTGTCGGAATGGGTCTTGGCAGTCATGCGATCGCAGCTCGCCACGCAAATGACGCTTCCCGTTCCACTAATAAACGGATTCTTTTTTTTCTCCGACCTGATCTTTTCTTTAGGAATCGGATTATTGTCCTTTCTCGTTGTTCGAAAAGGAAGGATATGGAAAGACCTTCTGGTGTTCGCTCTTGGAGTGGGAATGCTAGTCCTGTCCATCGCCGGATTTTACCATTGGGTTTCGCCTACTTTGTGGGTGGAACCGGGAACGGCTCCTTTTCGGTTTGCCGTTTTTGCGCTCCTCATCGGATTGGTCGGGGTGTTTGTGCAGCTGCGAGCCCGGCGGAAGGGGCATGGGTCAAGCTAGCCGGGCCATTACCGACCAACCCCACATGTCCAGTTTGCTTTTGCATCGGACGCGGTGAACTTGCCGTGCCGCGACGGGTGTGGGTTTGTTTTGGCTGTTGGCCATGGGCTGCTCGAGCAGCTTGTTTGTTGGCAGTTGAAAACTGCAATTGGTGAGCACCACGCGTTTTCCGAAGGATTTGCTTACCGTATCAAACACCAGCATGGTCCTGGAGTACAACTCCTTTCTCTTGCTTCGAGGATGACAACGGTTGCTTATCTCGACAGCCAATATTCGATCATCGCAACAATCACGGCTCCCGATCCCAGGATCAGATTGAAGAGGTGGACCCGGGTGTTCGGGCGCATGTGCTTGCGTCGATCTTGAACAAACCCCACTAGGGCTAAAACAATGAGCGCAATACCGCTGAGCAGAAGAAGAACCATTTGAACATCCCTCCACTGTTCTTACTGAAGAAGCGCCAGTCTGTACGTGACAGGGGACTCTGAGGAAGTGAAGGATGTCTTTCTCAATAATGAGGAACATGCCGTGTCCAGAAAAGGTGTGGGGTGTGCAGGGGGAGTTCTGTGTCTCGCGTTCCCTCCCCATCTTGCTGGTTCCGGACCATAACGCGAACAAGGGTCGGAAGAAGGATGGTCACAGCGGACAAAACGCTGGTGACCAAATCGGGAAGGAGGTTGTGGACCCGCTTGGTTCAGTGGCTTGCTTTCGCCACGCTTCCGGTCGACCCCGCACGCTCATTCCGGGATGGAGGAGAGGTGTCCTAGAAAATGTGGGGAGGCGAGCAGAAAAACGCCCTTCCGGAGGCTTCGTGCCACCCGGAGGGGCGTTTGCTTTTGCATCGGTTGCGGCGAACCTTACCGCGCCGCGACGGGCGTGGGCTTGGTTTTGCTGTCGGCCATGGGCTGCTCGAGCAGCTTGTTCAGGCCGCCCACCCACAGCTCCTCGATCTTGGCCATCTCCTCGGCCGTCAGCGGCGGGCAGTCGACGGCTTGGGCGAACTCCTTGAGGTTCTCTTCGCTGGTGATGTTGGGCAGCACCGTCTTGACCGACGGGCGGGCCAGGGAGAAGAGGATGGCCGCCTGGCCGATCGTCCGCCCCGTGTCGGGCCCGTACAGGAACGACAGTTGGCGCACCGCCTCCAGCCCGGCTTCCATCCACTTCTGCGGGCGGTGGCTGCGGTGGTCGCTCTTGTCGAAGTGCTTGTTCGGGTCGTAGGTGCCGTCGAGGAGGCCCGAGGCGTGGGGCACGCGGACGATCAGGCTGACCTGTTTCTCCTCGGCCACGGGGAAGAAATCACGGGCCGGATCCTGTTCGAGGAGGTTGTTGATGATCTGCACCGAGGCCATGCCCGGCCGGTTAATCGCGGCGAGGCCTTCCTCGCGCCAGCCGATGTCAGGCCCGAGCGCCACGCCGTAGGCGCGGATCTTGCCTTCCTCCTTCAGCTTTTCGAGGGTTTCGAACACCGCGTCGTTCTGGATGACCTCCATGCGGCAGTTGTGCAGCTGGTAGAGGTCGATGTAATCGGTGTTCAGGCGACGGAGGCTGTTTTCGCAGGCCATGCGGATGAAGTCCGGGTCCCACCGCTGCGGCAGCTCGGAATGCCCCTTGCGCTCGCCGGGGTGGGAGTAGATGTCGTACCCAAACTTCGTGCCGATAACGATCTTGTCCCGCATGCCGGCAAAGGCTTCCGCCAGCATCGTCTCGCCGCGCCCCTGGCCGTAGACGTCGGCCGTGTCGAAGAAGGTGATGCCGTACTCCTCGTAC
This portion of the Calditerricola satsumensis genome encodes:
- a CDS encoding ammonium transporter — translated: MRAVNAVWVFLAFVLVFFMQAGFALLEAGATRMKNAGHVAGKNILSFALATLAFWAVGFGLSFGDGNAFFGTTGFFVDVLDEKAGKAFSSLAWADVPLAAKFLFQVAFVGVSLAIVWGGLAERAKLMVYLLFGTAFSGLIYPVIAHWVWGGGWLAKLGMQDFAGSTVVHLQGGVAALVGAILLGPRIGKYNKDGTANAIPGHNAVYGVLGVLILWFGWFGFNAGSTMTAQGALFAYVALTTLLATAAGALGALFAAWAVLGKPDIWYMLNGVLAALVAITAACAFVKPWAAVVIGAVAGVVMVFSVLLFERVLKIDDPVGAFSVHGVAGIWGTLSTGLFAAPDLVAQLGVGQPGLFYGGGLHQLGVQFLGVAVSFAYVWVASFLVFGLLKATVGLRIRREEELIGLDISEHGVPGYPEQLPHGGAYRATASAETL
- a CDS encoding aldo/keto reductase; amino-acid sequence: MKYRKLYGTDIEVSEVGFGVWSVATKWWGVTDEKLGLKLLREAYEEYGITFFDTADVYGQGRGETMLAEAFAGMRDKIVIGTKFGYDIYSHPGERKGHSELPQRWDPDFIRMACENSLRRLNTDYIDLYQLHNCRMEVIQNDAVFETLEKLKEEGKIRAYGVALGPDIGWREEGLAAINRPGMASVQIINNLLEQDPARDFFPVAEEKQVSLIVRVPHASGLLDGTYDPNKHFDKSDHRSHRPQKWMEAGLEAVRQLSFLYGPDTGRTIGQAAILFSLARPSVKTVLPNITSEENLKEFAQAVDCPPLTAEEMAKIEELWVGGLNKLLEQPMADSKTKPTPVAAR
- a CDS encoding ATP-binding cassette domain-containing protein — encoded protein: MILQIEQVQKAFRKKTALEDVTLTIKPGIFGLLGPNGAGKTTLMRILATILRPDRGSITADGIDWTRDAHRVRAMLGYLPQDFGIFRNVTAREVLAYIGTLKGVEKGQLKRQIDAVLEEVNLTAHADKKVGTFSGGMRRRLGIAQALLGDPKLIVIDEPTAGLDPEERVRFRLLLRRLVREERVVVLSTHIVGDVEAVCDQLAVIKKGKAHLFASPEELAQVADGRVWRWVGDAREYALLEEKYRIVSSVSRGSTMEARILSDTRPSEAAEPATPSLEEGYLVWVGE
- a CDS encoding exonuclease domain-containing protein, with product MRDAGLPQTLLSVFRRVLGTRVSAALAAALAQSGAREAEAWLRRMLKEASSQNLWHAPLDALRYVVVDTETTGFDPRRDALIAVGAVEMVGAERTARTFHTLVRPDPPVPIPPHVANLTGIRDADVATAPPLGEVLRGFLAFARDGVLVMHHAGHDVRFLNAALRRRMGLTLPHWEVDTCTVARRLVELPAYRLDDVVAWYGIPVNGRHTALGDASLTAELWRRQLDELRSRGITTLGRLYETVWRTG
- the moaC gene encoding cyclic pyranopterin monophosphate synthase MoaC; this encodes MDQRELTHFNAQGRARMVDVSDKPATKRKAVAVSTVRMAPETLARIRQGGVEKGDVLAVAQVAGILAAKKTPELVPMCHPLPLTGIDIRFAFPDDRTLRIEAEVTTTAPTGVEMEALTAASVAALTVYDMCKALDKAMVIGPTYLVEKRGGKSGDFVRDEAPDAQWG
- a CDS encoding DUF294 nucleotidyltransferase-like domain-containing protein, which gives rise to MSEAKRRLCGGPATKGRAIPAGAVSRTAMAARARKWAEEGWSPGAIVRAVNRGFDRQLRVVIAGAVRDLADGGRLIPPVSFCWVLLGSGGRRELTLHSDQDHALVVADAEAVAAAVREYFRTLAERVVARLEALGYSLCPGFVLPTNPRWNGTEKAWREAIEGYLAVPHWAHVRYLLLAVDMRPVFGDLRLARRLHAWVVARLRDAPFVLWMAAARNQERAVALDWRLRLRVDVSGPRAGAVDIKEGGYLPLVNAVRLWAVAEGVRATSTERRIAVLERRGVWDASFAARVQEALATLEAYRLWDNHVNVARLSAVDREALRLALRTVKALQARTAKHFRKPK